A portion of the Pseudomonas sp. GR 6-02 genome contains these proteins:
- a CDS encoding di-heme-cytochrome C peroxidase yields the protein MAQAADILDQGWSDTTQSNWLELSQGSRILPLSWALALEEPGSEEKFMSDKTISAYGYTPYRPSYNGKHFTLPMGFVLDDSHDSKLSFTKLRWFFGQGSREPWVGMNCSACHTAQIKFEEQNLVINGGPTNADFQNFFKYFREALSKTASNPEKFERFAKSVLGDDLSKGNRQRLKKSLDSLNAFYAQNETLNATDLQYGPGRLDAVGHILNKISQVTQAKPPTPNPSDAPVSYPFLWNTHQHNVLQWNGMVSKDQLPSIKNDGGLDAGGLGRNAGEAIGVFADVRPVKESAAKAGFVSSVNVKNLDVLERSLYSLKPPRWPGQLPNDLALGAKLFKDNCSGCHTHIGRDDLTTAITAVMIPISANDNFNAQSPQDSTIGTDPWMACNAYQFKADAGVLTGYSKVDKSGTIKSNDLLYNMLGVTVLETLLGKGRDVAELAFDGLLGIDTKPQKVPGFKDRALFSRLDEKALRLYNCYRASSTVPLLAYKARPLTGIWATAPYLHNGSVPTLNDLLLPPHQRPSTFYTGTNEFDDKKVGFKTEKSDKNWFLFDTKLEGNSNAGHDYGVGKLNDIQRSQLLDYLKSL from the coding sequence ATGGCTCAGGCTGCCGACATTCTGGATCAGGGATGGAGTGACACCACCCAGTCCAATTGGCTTGAACTTTCACAAGGATCGAGAATTCTCCCTCTCTCCTGGGCGCTTGCATTGGAAGAGCCTGGTTCAGAGGAGAAGTTCATGAGTGACAAAACGATCTCCGCCTACGGTTACACGCCTTATCGTCCGTCTTATAACGGTAAGCACTTTACGTTGCCGATGGGTTTCGTTTTGGATGACAGTCACGACAGCAAGTTGTCTTTCACGAAACTCCGCTGGTTTTTTGGACAAGGGTCGAGAGAACCGTGGGTGGGGATGAACTGTTCTGCTTGTCACACGGCTCAGATCAAATTTGAAGAGCAGAATCTTGTGATCAATGGCGGGCCAACGAACGCCGACTTTCAAAATTTCTTTAAATATTTTAGAGAGGCCTTAAGCAAAACGGCTTCCAACCCTGAAAAATTTGAACGCTTTGCAAAGAGTGTCCTGGGTGATGATCTGTCGAAAGGGAATCGCCAACGGTTGAAAAAATCCCTGGATAGCTTGAATGCGTTTTATGCCCAAAACGAGACACTGAATGCCACAGATCTGCAATATGGCCCAGGTCGCCTTGATGCCGTGGGCCACATTCTCAACAAAATCAGTCAAGTCACCCAAGCGAAACCGCCTACCCCTAACCCCTCTGATGCGCCGGTGAGTTATCCATTTCTCTGGAATACGCATCAACACAACGTCCTCCAATGGAACGGAATGGTCAGTAAAGACCAACTCCCTTCGATTAAAAATGACGGCGGCCTGGATGCTGGAGGTCTGGGGCGTAATGCTGGAGAGGCCATCGGTGTGTTCGCCGACGTTCGACCGGTTAAAGAATCTGCGGCCAAGGCAGGGTTTGTCTCCAGTGTGAATGTGAAAAATCTGGATGTTCTAGAGCGTTCTCTTTATAGCCTGAAGCCTCCGCGGTGGCCTGGGCAGTTGCCAAACGACCTTGCGCTTGGCGCCAAATTGTTTAAGGACAATTGTTCCGGCTGCCATACCCATATTGGTAGAGACGATCTCACCACGGCCATCACAGCGGTCATGATTCCAATCTCTGCGAATGACAATTTCAATGCCCAGAGCCCACAAGACTCGACCATTGGCACGGATCCCTGGATGGCGTGCAATGCCTATCAATTTAAAGCGGATGCGGGAGTGTTGACGGGTTATTCCAAAGTCGATAAATCAGGAACCATCAAGTCAAATGACCTGCTCTACAACATGCTGGGTGTGACCGTCCTGGAGACTTTACTGGGTAAAGGACGCGATGTCGCCGAACTGGCTTTCGATGGATTGCTTGGTATAGATACCAAACCTCAAAAAGTCCCTGGCTTCAAGGACCGTGCCCTGTTCAGTCGTTTGGATGAGAAAGCGCTACGGCTATACAACTGCTACCGTGCCAGCTCTACCGTTCCTCTTCTCGCCTATAAAGCAAGACCCCTGACCGGCATCTGGGCCACCGCTCCCTATTTGCATAACGGCTCTGTACCGACCCTCAACGACCTTCTCCTGCCACCCCACCAGCGCCCCTCGACTTTTTATACAGGGACCAATGAGTTCGATGACAAAAAAGTTGGATTCAAGACCGAGAAATCGGACAAGAACTGGTTTCTTTTCGACACCAAGCTTGAGGGCAATAGCAACGCAGGCCATGACTATGGCGTGGGCAAGCTCAATGACATCCAACGGTCACAGCTTCTCGACTACTTGAAGTCACTTTGA
- a CDS encoding cupin domain-containing protein, whose amino-acid sequence MDTGSRLKLVRESYKLSQRELARRSGVTNATISLIEQNRVSPSVSSLKKLLEGIPMSLADFFTFDQPPREHQYVFRANEQPDLGRHGLRLLLIGASVPSRQMRLLREQYAPGASSGEEPIVHAEGEECGLVTRGTVELTVDGQISVLNAGDGYYFPTTLPHRFRNIGADEAEIISANTPANF is encoded by the coding sequence ATGGACACGGGCTCACGACTCAAATTAGTACGCGAAAGCTACAAACTGTCCCAGCGCGAGCTGGCCCGGCGTAGCGGCGTCACCAATGCCACCATCTCCCTGATCGAACAGAATCGCGTCAGTCCCTCCGTCAGCTCCCTCAAAAAACTGCTCGAAGGCATCCCCATGTCCTTGGCGGACTTCTTCACCTTCGACCAACCGCCACGCGAGCATCAGTACGTGTTTCGCGCCAATGAACAGCCGGATCTCGGGCGTCATGGGCTGCGGTTGTTGCTGATTGGCGCTTCGGTGCCGAGTCGGCAGATGCGGCTGTTGCGCGAGCAGTACGCGCCTGGGGCGAGTTCGGGGGAAGAGCCGATTGTGCACGCTGAAGGGGAGGAGTGTGGGCTGGTTACCCGTGGCACGGTTGAGTTGACGGTGGATGGGCAGATTAGTGTGTTGAATGCCGGGGATGGGTATTACTTCCCGACGACGTTGCCGCATCGGTTTCGCAATATTGGGGCGGATGAGGCAGAAATCATCAGCGCCAACACCCCGGCTAACTTCTGA
- a CDS encoding NAD(P)/FAD-dependent oxidoreductase, which yields MKHSSTQNHVNSYYAATRNQTGDYPVLEELVECDVCVIGAGYTGLSSALFLSEAGYSVTVLEAAKVGFGASGRNGGQLVNSYSRDVDVIEERYGDRTAEVLGSMIFEGADIIRSRIKEYDIKCDYRPGGIFAALNKKQLNGLAEQKRNWERYGNNNLKMLDASDIQREVGCDNYVGGLLDMQGGHIHPLNLALGEAAAIIRQGGKIYEQSAAVDISYGEPITVRTAKGVVRAKYLLIAGNAYLPQDLDNRVTRKSMPCGSQIVVTEPLSEKIARSLITNNYCVEDCNYLLDYYRLTADNRLLYGGGVVYGAREPDDIEQLIRPKILKTFPQLKDVKIDYRWTGNFLLTMSRMPQFGRIEKNAYYMQGYSGHGVTCSHLAGKLISEMIRGDAERFDAFASLPHMPMLGGRTFQAPLTAMGAAYYALRDRFGI from the coding sequence ATGAAACACAGCTCTACACAAAATCATGTAAACAGCTATTACGCCGCAACCCGCAACCAGACCGGCGATTACCCGGTGCTTGAAGAACTGGTGGAATGCGATGTCTGCGTGATCGGCGCCGGCTACACCGGGCTGTCCTCGGCGCTGTTCCTCAGCGAAGCGGGCTATAGCGTAACGGTACTGGAAGCCGCCAAAGTCGGCTTCGGCGCCAGCGGTCGCAACGGCGGCCAACTGGTCAACTCCTACAGCCGCGACGTCGATGTAATCGAAGAGCGCTACGGCGACAGAACTGCCGAAGTGCTCGGCAGCATGATCTTCGAAGGCGCCGACATCATCCGTTCGCGTATCAAGGAGTACGACATCAAATGCGACTACCGCCCCGGCGGCATCTTCGCAGCGCTGAACAAGAAGCAACTCAACGGCCTGGCCGAGCAGAAGCGTAACTGGGAACGCTACGGCAACAACAACCTGAAAATGCTCGACGCCTCGGACATCCAGCGCGAAGTCGGTTGCGACAACTACGTCGGCGGCTTGCTGGACATGCAGGGCGGCCACATCCACCCACTGAACCTGGCCCTCGGCGAAGCTGCCGCGATCATTCGCCAGGGCGGCAAAATCTACGAACAATCCGCCGCCGTGGACATCTCCTACGGCGAGCCAATCACTGTGCGCACCGCCAAAGGCGTGGTGCGGGCCAAGTACCTGCTGATCGCCGGCAACGCCTACCTGCCGCAAGACCTCGACAACCGCGTGACCCGCAAAAGCATGCCCTGCGGTTCGCAAATCGTCGTCACCGAGCCGTTGTCGGAGAAGATCGCCCGCAGCCTGATCACCAATAACTACTGTGTCGAAGACTGCAATTACCTGCTCGACTACTACCGCCTCACCGCCGACAACCGCCTGCTGTACGGCGGCGGCGTGGTCTACGGCGCCCGCGAGCCGGACGACATCGAACAACTGATCCGCCCGAAGATCCTCAAGACCTTCCCGCAACTCAAGGACGTGAAAATCGACTACCGCTGGACCGGCAACTTCCTGCTGACCATGTCCCGCATGCCGCAATTCGGCCGCATCGAGAAAAACGCCTACTACATGCAAGGCTACAGCGGCCACGGCGTCACTTGCTCGCACCTGGCTGGCAAACTGATCTCGGAAATGATTCGCGGCGACGCCGAACGCTTCGACGCCTTCGCCTCCCTGCCACACATGCCGATGCTCGGCGGCCGCACTTTCCAGGCCCCACTCACCGCCATGGGCGCGGCGTATTACGCCTTGCGAGACCGCTTCGGCATCTAG
- a CDS encoding aldehyde dehydrogenase: MTNTRSDWEQRFQSLTLEGRAFIDGQYCPALSGDTFECISPVDGRFLANIASTDEADANAAVTVARRAFESGIWARLAPAERKRILIRFADLILANQEELALLETLDMGKPISDSMAIDIPAAANAIRWSAEAIDKIYDEVAATPHDQLGLVTREPAGVVAAIVPWNFPLIMASWKFAPALAAGNSFILKPSEKSPLTAIRIAQLALDAGIPKGVFNVLPGFGHTVGKALALHMDVDVLAFTGSTAIAKQLMIYAGQSNMKRVWLEAGGKSPNVVFADAPDLRAAARAAASAIAFNQGEVCTAGSRLLVERSIREQFIPLLVEALQAWKPGHALDPETTVGAVVDQRQLDNVLRYIQVGKDQGAQLIAGGSRTLEGTGGLYVEPAIFDGVTNAMTIAREEIFGPVLSLITFDTAEEALQIANDSIFGLAAGVWTSNLSKAHTFARGLRAGSVWVNQYDGGDMTAPFGGFKQSGNGRDKSLHAFDKYTELKATWIKL, encoded by the coding sequence ATGACAAACACTCGCAGCGACTGGGAGCAACGCTTCCAGTCCTTGACACTAGAAGGCCGCGCATTCATCGACGGCCAATACTGCCCGGCACTCAGCGGCGACACCTTCGAATGCATCAGCCCGGTCGACGGCCGCTTTCTGGCGAACATCGCCAGCACCGACGAAGCCGACGCCAATGCGGCAGTCACCGTCGCGCGTCGTGCATTTGAATCCGGCATCTGGGCGCGGTTGGCACCCGCAGAACGCAAGCGCATCTTGATTCGCTTCGCGGACTTGATCCTGGCCAACCAGGAAGAACTGGCGCTGCTGGAAACCCTCGACATGGGTAAACCGATCAGCGATTCCATGGCCATCGACATTCCAGCGGCCGCCAACGCGATCCGCTGGAGCGCCGAAGCCATCGACAAAATCTACGACGAAGTCGCCGCCACCCCGCACGACCAATTGGGCCTCGTCACTCGTGAGCCGGCAGGCGTTGTCGCCGCAATCGTGCCGTGGAACTTCCCGCTGATCATGGCCAGCTGGAAGTTCGCCCCGGCCCTGGCGGCAGGCAACTCGTTCATCCTCAAGCCCTCGGAAAAATCACCACTGACGGCGATTCGTATCGCGCAACTGGCCCTCGACGCCGGCATTCCCAAAGGCGTGTTCAACGTGTTGCCGGGCTTCGGTCACACCGTCGGCAAGGCGCTGGCGTTGCACATGGACGTCGACGTGCTGGCCTTCACTGGCTCCACCGCGATTGCCAAGCAACTGATGATCTACGCCGGGCAAAGCAACATGAAGCGCGTGTGGCTGGAGGCGGGCGGCAAGAGCCCGAACGTGGTGTTCGCCGACGCGCCGGACTTGCGCGCAGCGGCTCGAGCGGCGGCCAGTGCGATTGCCTTCAACCAGGGCGAAGTCTGCACCGCCGGCTCGCGCCTGCTGGTGGAGCGCTCGATCCGCGAGCAGTTCATTCCGTTGCTGGTGGAAGCGCTGCAAGCCTGGAAACCGGGGCATGCGCTCGACCCTGAAACCACCGTCGGCGCCGTCGTCGATCAGCGCCAATTGGACAATGTGCTGCGCTACATCCAGGTCGGCAAAGACCAGGGCGCGCAACTGATTGCTGGCGGCAGTCGCACCCTCGAAGGCACCGGTGGCCTGTATGTGGAGCCAGCGATATTCGACGGCGTGACCAACGCCATGACCATCGCCCGGGAAGAAATCTTCGGCCCGGTGCTGTCGCTGATCACCTTTGACACCGCTGAAGAAGCGCTGCAGATCGCCAACGACAGCATCTTCGGCCTCGCCGCCGGCGTCTGGACCAGCAACCTCAGCAAGGCGCACACCTTCGCTCGCGGCTTGCGCGCCGGCAGTGTCTGGGTCAACCAGTACGACGGCGGCGACATGACCGCGCCGTTCGGCGGGTTCAAGCAGTCGGGTAACGGTCGGGACAAATCGCTGCACGCGTTCGACAAGTACACCGAACTCAAAGCGACCTGGATCAAGCTCTAA
- a CDS encoding glutamine synthetase family protein, with protein MSVPLRAVQLNEANAFLKQHPEVLYVDLLIADMNGVVRGKRIERTSLHKVYEKGINLPASLFALDINGSTVESTGLGLDIGDSDRICYPIPDTLSIEPWQKRPTAQLLMTMHELEGQPFFADPREVLRQVVSKFDDMGLTICAAFELEFYLIDQDNVNGRPQSPRSPVSGKRPHSTQVYLIDDLDEYVDCLQDILEGAKEQGIPADAIVKESAPAQFEVNLHHVSDPIKACDYAVLLKRLVKNIAYDHEMDTTFMAKPYPGQAGNGLHVHISILDKQGNNIFASEDPEQNAALRHAIGGVLETLPAQMAFLCPNVNSYRRFGAQFYVPNSPSWGIDNRTVAVRVPTGSADAVRIEHRVAGADANPYLLMASVLAGIHHGLTNEIEPGAPVEGNSYEQNEQSLPNNLRDALRELDDSEVMARYIDPLYIDVFVACKESELAEFENSISDLEYNWYLHTV; from the coding sequence ATGTCGGTCCCTCTGCGTGCCGTTCAACTCAACGAAGCAAACGCATTCCTTAAGCAACATCCTGAGGTTTTGTACGTCGACCTTCTGATTGCGGATATGAACGGCGTGGTGCGCGGCAAGCGCATCGAGCGCACCAGTCTCCACAAGGTCTACGAAAAAGGCATCAACCTGCCGGCGTCGCTGTTTGCCCTGGACATCAACGGTTCCACGGTGGAAAGCACCGGCCTGGGGCTGGACATCGGCGACTCGGATCGCATCTGCTATCCCATCCCCGATACCCTCAGCATCGAACCCTGGCAGAAGCGCCCGACCGCGCAGTTGCTGATGACCATGCACGAGCTCGAAGGCCAGCCGTTCTTTGCTGACCCGCGCGAAGTGCTGCGTCAGGTGGTGAGCAAGTTCGATGACATGGGCCTGACCATTTGCGCGGCGTTCGAACTGGAGTTCTACCTGATCGACCAGGACAACGTGAACGGTCGTCCGCAGTCGCCACGCTCGCCGGTGTCGGGCAAGCGTCCGCACTCGACGCAGGTGTACCTGATCGACGATCTGGACGAATACGTCGACTGCCTGCAAGACATCCTCGAGGGCGCGAAAGAGCAGGGCATCCCGGCTGACGCGATCGTCAAGGAAAGCGCCCCGGCGCAATTCGAAGTCAACCTGCATCACGTCTCCGACCCTATAAAGGCTTGCGACTACGCGGTGCTGCTCAAGCGTCTGGTGAAGAACATCGCCTACGACCACGAGATGGACACCACGTTTATGGCCAAGCCATATCCGGGTCAGGCGGGCAACGGTTTGCACGTGCACATCTCGATTCTCGACAAGCAAGGCAACAACATCTTCGCCAGCGAGGATCCCGAGCAGAACGCCGCGCTGCGACACGCGATCGGCGGTGTGCTCGAGACCCTGCCGGCGCAGATGGCGTTCCTCTGCCCGAACGTCAACTCCTACCGTCGTTTCGGCGCGCAGTTCTACGTACCGAACTCGCCAAGCTGGGGCATCGACAACCGTACCGTGGCGGTGCGCGTACCCACCGGTTCGGCGGATGCCGTGCGCATCGAGCATCGTGTCGCCGGTGCCGATGCCAACCCGTACCTGCTGATGGCCTCGGTACTGGCCGGCATTCACCACGGCTTGACCAACGAAATCGAGCCGGGCGCCCCGGTTGAAGGCAATAGCTACGAGCAGAACGAGCAAAGCCTGCCGAACAACCTGCGCGACGCATTGCGTGAACTGGACGACAGCGAAGTCATGGCGCGCTACATCGACCCGCTGTACATCGACGTGTTCGTGGCGTGCAAGGAAAGCGAGCTGGCCGAGTTCGAGAACTCCATTTCAGACCTTGAGTACAACTGGTACCTGCACACGGTTTAA
- a CDS encoding gamma-glutamyl-gamma-aminobutyrate hydrolase family protein, translating into MAFKPLIGVTACVKQIGLHPYHVSGDKYLRAVSVAALGLPVVIPSLGDLTETDALLAQLDGLLLTGSPSNVEPFHYQGPASAPGTDHDPQRDATTLPLLRAAIAAGVPVLGICRGFQEMNVAFGGSLHQKVHELPGMLDHREADSPDLAVQYAAAHAVNVQPGGVFEALDLPQVFQVNSIHSQGIDRLAPGLRAEAIAPDGLIEAISVEHSKTFAVGVQWHPEWQVLSNPPYLSIFQAFGEACRQRAALRNTR; encoded by the coding sequence ATGGCATTCAAGCCATTGATCGGCGTTACTGCGTGCGTCAAACAGATTGGCCTGCACCCCTACCACGTCAGCGGCGACAAGTACTTGCGTGCTGTCAGCGTCGCGGCATTGGGGCTGCCAGTGGTCATTCCTTCCTTAGGCGACCTGACCGAAACCGATGCGCTGCTCGCGCAGCTCGACGGTCTGTTGCTGACCGGCTCGCCGTCGAATGTGGAGCCTTTCCACTATCAAGGCCCGGCCAGCGCTCCCGGTACGGATCACGATCCGCAACGGGACGCCACCACCCTGCCCTTATTGCGTGCAGCCATCGCCGCCGGTGTTCCGGTGCTCGGCATCTGCCGGGGCTTTCAGGAAATGAACGTGGCGTTCGGCGGCAGCCTGCATCAGAAGGTGCACGAACTGCCCGGCATGCTCGATCACCGGGAAGCGGACAGTCCCGATCTGGCCGTGCAGTACGCAGCGGCCCATGCAGTGAATGTGCAACCGGGCGGTGTGTTCGAAGCACTGGACCTGCCACAGGTATTCCAGGTCAATTCGATTCACAGCCAGGGCATCGACCGACTCGCACCCGGCCTGCGCGCTGAGGCGATCGCGCCGGATGGTTTGATCGAGGCGATCTCCGTCGAGCACAGCAAGACCTTCGCCGTCGGCGTGCAATGGCACCCGGAATGGCAGGTGCTTTCGAATCCCCCTTACTTGAGTATTTTCCAGGCGTTTGGCGAGGCGTGCCGACAACGGGCGGCGCTGCGCAATACGCGCTGA
- the potA gene encoding polyamine ABC transporter ATP-binding protein codes for MANASSIYRKALDGHQALKKVLVKVDRVTKKFDETTAVDDVSLEIHQGEIFALLGGSGSGKSTLLRMLAGFERPTEGRILLDGVDITDMPPYERPINMMFQSYALFPHMTVAQNIAFGLKQDRLPASEIDARVEEMLRLVHMTQYAKRKPHQLSGGQRQRVALARSLAKRPKLLLLDEPMGALDKKLRSQMQLELVEIIERVGVTCVMVTHDQEEAMTMAERIAIMHLGWIAQIGSPVDIYEAPVSRMVCEFIGNVNAFDGTVVEDLEGHAIIHSPDLAQKIYVGHGVSTSVQDKSITYAIRPEKMLVSTLKPETRYNWSEGKVHDIAYLGGHSVFYVELPGGKIVQSFMANAERRGARPTWDDQVYVWWEDDSGVVLRS; via the coding sequence ATGGCAAACGCCTCCAGCATCTACAGGAAGGCTCTTGATGGTCACCAGGCACTGAAAAAGGTGCTGGTGAAAGTCGACCGCGTCACCAAGAAATTCGACGAAACCACCGCCGTGGACGATGTGTCCCTGGAAATCCATCAAGGCGAAATCTTCGCCTTGCTCGGTGGCTCCGGCTCGGGCAAATCGACGCTGCTGCGCATGCTCGCCGGCTTCGAGCGCCCGACCGAAGGGCGGATTCTGCTCGACGGTGTCGACATCACTGACATGCCGCCCTACGAACGGCCGATCAACATGATGTTCCAGTCCTATGCGCTGTTCCCGCACATGACGGTGGCGCAGAACATCGCCTTCGGCCTCAAGCAGGACCGTTTGCCCGCCAGCGAAATCGACGCCCGTGTCGAAGAAATGCTGCGCCTGGTGCACATGACCCAATACGCCAAACGCAAGCCGCATCAGTTGTCCGGCGGTCAGCGTCAGCGTGTGGCACTGGCGCGTTCGTTGGCCAAGCGACCGAAGCTGTTGCTGCTCGATGAACCGATGGGCGCACTGGATAAAAAGCTGCGTTCGCAGATGCAACTGGAGCTGGTGGAAATCATCGAGCGCGTCGGCGTGACCTGCGTGATGGTGACCCACGACCAGGAAGAAGCCATGACCATGGCCGAGCGCATCGCGATCATGCACCTGGGCTGGATTGCCCAGATCGGCAGCCCGGTCGACATCTATGAAGCACCGGTCAGCCGCATGGTCTGCGAGTTCATCGGCAACGTGAACGCCTTCGACGGCACCGTTGTGGAAGACCTGGAAGGTCACGCGATCATCCACAGCCCGGACCTTGCGCAGAAGATTTACGTCGGCCACGGCGTGAGTACCTCGGTGCAGGACAAGTCGATCACCTACGCTATCCGTCCGGAAAAAATGCTGGTCAGCACCCTCAAGCCCGAGACCCGCTACAACTGGTCCGAAGGCAAGGTGCACGACATCGCCTACCTCGGTGGCCACTCGGTGTTTTATGTGGAGCTGCCTGGCGGCAAGATCGTCCAGTCGTTCATGGCCAACGCCGAACGCCGTGGCGCACGCCCGACATGGGACGATCAGGTCTACGTGTGGTGGGAAGACGACAGCGGCGTGGTACTGCGCTCATGA
- a CDS encoding ABC transporter permease subunit, with amino-acid sequence MPSGRKMVIGIPFLWLCLFFLLPFFLVMKISFSEAALAIPPYSEIYTFAEQKFQLLLNLGNYSLLTEDELYISAYFGSLKVAFLSTLMCLVIGFPMAYAITKASKEAQNVLLLLIMMPTWTAILIRVYAWMGILSNNGLLNAFLMWSGLTSQPIEILNTNTAVYIGVVYAYLPFMVLPLYANLVKHDGSLLEAASDLGSSNFNNFWKITVPLAKNGIIAGCMLVFIPVVGEFVIPELLGGPETLMIGRVLWQEFFNNRDWPVASALAVVMLAILIVPILLFNRSQAKEMEGRG; translated from the coding sequence GTGCCCAGTGGCCGCAAAATGGTCATCGGCATTCCATTCCTGTGGCTGTGCCTGTTTTTCCTGTTGCCGTTCTTCCTGGTGATGAAGATCAGCTTCTCGGAAGCAGCCCTGGCCATTCCGCCCTACTCCGAGATTTACACCTTCGCCGAACAGAAATTTCAGCTGCTGCTGAACCTCGGCAACTACTCGCTGCTGACCGAAGATGAGTTGTACATCTCGGCTTACTTTGGCTCGTTGAAGGTCGCATTCTTAAGTACGCTGATGTGCCTGGTGATCGGTTTCCCGATGGCTTATGCGATTACCAAGGCCAGCAAGGAAGCGCAAAACGTCTTGCTGCTGTTGATCATGATGCCGACCTGGACCGCGATCCTGATCCGCGTGTATGCGTGGATGGGCATCCTCAGCAACAACGGATTGCTCAATGCGTTCCTGATGTGGAGCGGGCTCACGTCACAGCCGATCGAGATCCTCAACACCAACACCGCCGTGTACATCGGGGTGGTCTACGCGTACCTGCCGTTCATGGTGCTGCCGCTGTACGCCAACCTGGTGAAGCACGATGGCAGCCTGCTGGAAGCCGCGTCGGACCTGGGTTCGAGCAACTTCAACAACTTCTGGAAAATCACCGTGCCGCTGGCCAAGAACGGGATCATCGCAGGCTGCATGCTGGTGTTCATTCCGGTGGTCGGTGAGTTCGTGATTCCGGAACTGTTGGGTGGCCCGGAAACCCTGATGATCGGCCGCGTGCTGTGGCAGGAGTTCTTCAACAACCGCGACTGGCCGGTGGCGTCCGCCCTGGCGGTGGTGATGCTGGCGATCCTGATTGTGCCGATTCTGCTGTTCAACCGTAGCCAGGCCAAAGAGATGGAGGGACGGGGATGA
- a CDS encoding ABC transporter permease subunit, translating to MNRFGFSRLMLVLGLSFIYLPMLILVIYSFNASKLVTVWGGWSVKWYVGLLDNTQLMGSVVRSLEIACYTAIAAVALGTLAAFVLTRVTRFKGRTLFGGLVTAPLVMPEVITGLSLLLLFVAMAQMIGWPQERGIVTIWIAHTTFCAAYVAVVVSARLRELDLSIEEAAMDLGARPLKVFFLITIPMIAPSLAAGGMMSFALSLDDLVLASFVSGPGSTTLPMEVFSAVRLGVKPEINAVASLILLAVSIVTFMVWYFSRRAEATRKRAIQEAMDQTASESWQQPKKQMVEATV from the coding sequence ATGAACCGTTTCGGATTTTCACGATTGATGCTGGTGCTCGGCCTGTCGTTTATCTACCTGCCGATGCTGATTCTGGTGATCTACTCGTTCAACGCCTCGAAGCTGGTGACGGTGTGGGGCGGCTGGTCGGTGAAGTGGTATGTCGGCCTGCTCGACAACACGCAACTGATGGGCTCGGTGGTGCGCTCGCTGGAAATCGCCTGCTACACGGCGATTGCCGCGGTGGCGCTCGGTACATTGGCGGCGTTCGTGCTGACCCGCGTGACCCGCTTCAAGGGCCGTACGCTGTTCGGTGGCTTGGTGACGGCGCCGCTGGTGATGCCGGAAGTGATCACCGGTCTGTCGCTGCTGCTGCTGTTCGTGGCCATGGCGCAGATGATCGGCTGGCCGCAGGAGCGCGGCATCGTCACCATCTGGATCGCTCACACCACATTCTGTGCAGCCTATGTGGCGGTGGTGGTGTCGGCGCGCTTGCGTGAGCTGGATTTGTCCATCGAAGAAGCGGCCATGGACCTCGGTGCACGGCCGCTCAAGGTGTTCTTCCTGATCACCATTCCAATGATCGCGCCGTCACTGGCGGCCGGCGGCATGATGTCGTTTGCCTTGTCGCTGGATGATTTGGTGTTGGCGAGCTTCGTGTCGGGGCCAGGCTCCACGACCCTGCCGATGGAAGTGTTCTCGGCGGTGCGCCTGGGCGTTAAGCCTGAGATCAATGCCGTGGCCAGCCTGATTCTGCTGGCGGTGTCGATCGTCACGTTCATGGTCTGGTATTTCAGCCGCAGGGCCGAAGCCACCCGCAAACGAGCGATTCAGGAAGCGATGGACCAGACTGCCAGCGAGTCCTGGCAACAACCGAAAAAGCAAATGGTAGAAGCGACGGTCTAG